From Streptomyces chrestomyceticus JCM 4735, one genomic window encodes:
- a CDS encoding type I-E CRISPR-associated protein Cse1/CasA: MVARTLTGLFSQADELTDIAGDTPGEKVALVEFLLALCYASGTYPRSTEEWQHWVEEGQPLGEVASWLTRQSDDDWNLFHPERPLGQNTLLAPFLEEYGTGAAQLVIERAGDYNQFADHHHLKHPDPLPAAEAFRAMLTQHVFGLSGRARLSGKATLGPAITNLATGRLGGRIRILALGRTLGHTLRLNLVPTADDPRVLNLTWTRGPIERRGFKVKPPARPVRGYADLHSYLGRSVLMRPKPGCDGEEAGVDRVLIGAGELLELDTELHLQDAVMSQTRTGEKKPLWPSPTRDLWREAHALYAAVKNEAGGLYARLAKLPKERRPERHPFDLLAVGLLSNKTTPVGWVSSVFPFAPGQAPALYQASLRGSEVAEHIARSLDRAAYAAWAITYPNPRPSDKKAQLARFDARGEQWKATEEPFHTLLLDVAEGAMVTDCMPGYVEWLVQMAREFLDARLDSLPKNGPGLRARAAARRSFEAELTSSRAPADLTALKNGGA; the protein is encoded by the coding sequence GTGGTCGCACGGACCCTGACGGGGCTGTTCTCTCAGGCCGATGAACTGACGGACATCGCTGGCGACACCCCTGGGGAAAAGGTCGCTCTCGTCGAGTTTCTGCTCGCTCTGTGCTACGCCTCGGGTACGTACCCCAGGTCGACGGAGGAGTGGCAGCACTGGGTGGAAGAGGGCCAACCTCTTGGAGAGGTTGCCTCGTGGCTCACGAGGCAATCCGACGACGACTGGAACTTGTTCCACCCCGAGCGGCCCCTGGGACAGAACACCCTGCTCGCACCGTTCCTGGAGGAGTACGGCACAGGGGCCGCCCAACTGGTGATCGAACGTGCGGGTGACTACAACCAGTTCGCCGATCACCACCACCTGAAGCACCCTGATCCGCTGCCCGCGGCCGAAGCGTTCCGGGCGATGCTGACCCAGCACGTCTTCGGCCTGTCCGGCCGCGCCCGGCTCTCAGGCAAGGCAACGCTGGGGCCGGCCATCACCAACCTGGCCACCGGGCGGCTCGGCGGCCGGATCCGGATTCTGGCTCTGGGACGGACCCTGGGCCACACCCTGCGTCTCAACCTGGTGCCGACCGCCGACGACCCGCGCGTACTCAACCTGACCTGGACGCGGGGACCGATCGAGCGGCGGGGGTTCAAGGTCAAGCCGCCGGCTCGTCCTGTGCGCGGCTACGCGGACCTGCACAGCTATCTGGGCCGTTCGGTGCTGATGCGTCCGAAGCCTGGGTGCGACGGAGAAGAGGCCGGCGTCGACCGGGTGCTCATCGGAGCCGGTGAACTGCTTGAGCTGGACACCGAACTGCACCTTCAGGACGCCGTCATGTCCCAGACCCGTACGGGGGAGAAGAAGCCACTGTGGCCTTCGCCAACCCGTGATCTCTGGCGTGAAGCGCACGCACTCTACGCTGCGGTGAAGAACGAGGCCGGCGGCCTGTACGCACGCCTCGCGAAGCTCCCCAAGGAGCGGAGACCCGAACGCCACCCTTTCGACCTGCTGGCGGTCGGCCTCCTCTCGAACAAGACCACTCCCGTCGGCTGGGTCAGCAGCGTCTTCCCTTTCGCTCCGGGACAGGCCCCGGCCCTCTACCAGGCCTCGCTGCGCGGCTCCGAGGTGGCAGAACACATCGCCCGCAGCCTGGACCGAGCCGCCTACGCGGCCTGGGCCATCACGTACCCCAATCCCAGACCCAGCGACAAGAAGGCGCAACTCGCCCGCTTCGACGCGCGGGGCGAGCAGTGGAAGGCGACGGAGGAGCCCTTCCACACCCTGCTCCTGGACGTGGCCGAGGGCGCGATGGTGACCGACTGCATGCCCGGCTACGTGGAGTGGCTGGTGCAGATGGCACGAGAGTTTCTGGACGCCCGACTGGACTCGTTGCCGAAGAACGGGCCGGGATTGCGTGCCCGCGCGGCGGCCCGCAGAAGCTTCGAGGCCGAACTCACCAGTTCCCGGGCTCCGGCCGACCTCACCGCCCTCAAGAACGGAGGAGCATGA
- the casB gene encoding type I-E CRISPR-associated protein Cse2/CasB, giving the protein MTSESSGWETTELGAARLTAWLLTLVHNREYGVLAQLRRATVGTSASIRAGWYAPDQDNQTSREIYEQVAFLFAVYHRGVGRPTQGFGSFGTAARRIGRPGGRGPEDPGATRLVDRIVASRRIPWRHLQHGIARLRACEQQPPSWTGLVADLERWNDRKVRIAYHWAVDFHAPYDTGRKSTQKGSST; this is encoded by the coding sequence ATGACCAGCGAATCATCCGGGTGGGAGACCACGGAGCTGGGGGCAGCCCGGCTCACCGCCTGGCTCCTCACGTTGGTGCACAACCGTGAATACGGCGTTCTCGCCCAGCTCCGGCGCGCCACAGTCGGCACCAGCGCCAGTATCCGGGCCGGCTGGTACGCCCCGGACCAGGACAACCAGACCAGCAGGGAGATCTACGAGCAGGTCGCCTTCCTGTTCGCCGTCTACCACCGGGGCGTGGGGCGGCCCACCCAGGGCTTCGGCAGTTTCGGTACCGCGGCCCGGAGGATCGGCAGGCCCGGCGGCCGCGGCCCCGAAGACCCCGGTGCCACGCGGCTGGTGGACCGGATCGTGGCCAGCCGACGCATTCCGTGGCGGCACCTCCAGCACGGCATCGCCCGGCTGCGCGCCTGCGAGCAGCAACCGCCGTCCTGGACCGGCCTCGTCGCCGACCTTGAGCGATGGAACGACCGGAAGGTCCGCATCGCCTACCACTGGGCGGTCGACTTCCACGCACCGTACGACACCGGCAGGAAGAGCACCCAGAAGGGCAGCAGCACGTGA
- a CDS encoding type I-E CRISPR-associated protein Cas7/Cse4/CasC has protein sequence MTETSAPRGQFLSLHLLETLVAVLPVRDENGSPKTIVFGGVERHMITSQARRRAERVHARNRANAGVGPLAGRTTGVRTREWALLTARVLETAHGWEKDEAVVTARTVLEATGLKFGDPAKKTVANLTKVLLFAPADTGERIAGHIAAAADSLRGWRDEYLAAQAANAKPKRGARKAAEEAANGDSEAAETKDLPPLPKETRAAVLTALAPRDAIDIALYGRFLAEIADSPNVDGAVQSAHAFTIQEAEQVDDFYAAADDAKLERKKNALDFLDAADDAGAGMTGYQSLISGTFYRHAVLDRRQLKVNLQAAGMTEAEAAEAAVAAEQEFVNAFVEAFPEAKKNSTASTGSLPVLVLAFEGERPYSYAGAFQKPVDENPEDKEGKEGRGGEGPAGPAGVKRLLKHHVFVSRRRPDIRTARLLTYDPQIDALLDELDALGATRVDSVGGLTP, from the coding sequence GTGACCGAGACCTCCGCCCCACGCGGCCAGTTCCTCTCCCTCCATCTGCTGGAGACACTGGTCGCGGTCCTGCCGGTACGTGATGAGAACGGATCACCGAAAACGATCGTCTTCGGCGGCGTCGAACGGCACATGATCACGAGCCAGGCGCGGCGGCGGGCCGAGCGGGTGCACGCCCGCAACCGGGCCAACGCCGGAGTCGGCCCGCTGGCCGGGCGCACCACAGGGGTGCGTACCCGTGAGTGGGCGCTGCTCACCGCGCGCGTACTGGAAACAGCCCACGGCTGGGAGAAGGACGAGGCCGTCGTCACGGCGCGAACCGTGCTGGAGGCCACGGGCCTGAAGTTCGGCGACCCGGCCAAGAAGACGGTCGCCAACCTCACCAAGGTGCTGCTGTTCGCACCGGCCGACACCGGCGAGCGGATCGCCGGGCACATCGCGGCAGCGGCCGACAGCCTGCGCGGGTGGCGGGACGAATACCTCGCCGCCCAGGCAGCCAACGCCAAGCCGAAGCGGGGTGCGCGCAAGGCAGCCGAAGAGGCCGCGAACGGAGACAGTGAGGCCGCGGAGACGAAAGATCTGCCACCGCTCCCGAAGGAGACGCGTGCCGCGGTGCTCACGGCACTGGCTCCGCGCGACGCCATCGACATCGCGCTGTATGGCCGCTTCCTCGCGGAGATCGCCGATTCGCCCAACGTGGACGGCGCCGTGCAAAGCGCGCATGCCTTCACGATCCAGGAGGCCGAACAGGTCGACGACTTCTACGCCGCGGCGGACGATGCCAAGCTGGAACGGAAGAAGAACGCGCTGGATTTCCTGGACGCGGCGGACGACGCGGGCGCGGGAATGACGGGTTACCAGTCGCTCATCTCCGGCACGTTCTACCGGCACGCCGTGCTCGACCGGCGCCAGTTGAAGGTGAACCTCCAGGCCGCCGGCATGACCGAGGCGGAGGCAGCAGAGGCCGCGGTCGCTGCGGAGCAGGAATTCGTCAACGCTTTCGTCGAGGCGTTTCCCGAGGCGAAGAAGAACTCCACGGCCTCCACCGGCTCGCTGCCGGTCTTGGTCCTCGCCTTCGAGGGCGAGCGTCCGTACAGCTACGCCGGCGCCTTCCAGAAGCCAGTCGACGAAAATCCGGAGGACAAGGAGGGTAAGGAGGGCAGGGGCGGCGAAGGGCCGGCCGGGCCCGCCGGGGTCAAGCGCCTGCTCAAGCACCACGTCTTCGTCAGCCGGCGCCGCCCGGACATCCGTACGGCCCGTCTGCTCACGTACGACCCGCAGATCGACGCGCTCCTCGACGAACTGGACGCCCTGGGCGCGACCCGGGTGGACTCTGTCGGGGGCCTGACGCCGTGA